Proteins encoded within one genomic window of Carassius gibelio isolate Cgi1373 ecotype wild population from Czech Republic chromosome A4, carGib1.2-hapl.c, whole genome shotgun sequence:
- the LOC127970795 gene encoding coiled-coil domain-containing protein 106-like produces the protein MASKRVKRRGQQIWDEETESPKNVTQDLQAAKEVEKHVGEDQRMEDEDHVSSKESEQCDETALFSGKSKKYKSRDSDYSSSTSSSISSSTSSSLLSSTSFSKMKKPHKKSKKKQCHPLALARARTTDDVVHRYHKVLKAYKSQGSMTKAFKIVGVDRNTLALSAPLAEIAIACPKFLKSLPPFNLKKEKLLDYSKRCAESMTPEVSTKIEELKAKGKLLPIKYKYR, from the exons ATGGCCAGCAAAAGAGTGAAAAGGAGAGGACAACAAATATGGGATGAAGAGACAGAGAGCCCCAAAAATGTGACACAAGATCTGCAAGCTGCTAAAGAAGTAGAGAAGCATGTAGGAGAAGACCAGAGAATGGAAGATGAAGATCATGTGTCCAGCAAGGAGAGTGAACAGTGTGATGAGACGGCTCTGTTCAGTG GGAAATCAAAAAAGTACAAATCCAGGGATTCTGATTATTCCAGctccacctccagctccatctccagttccacctccagtTCCTTGCTTTCATCTACTTCATTCTCCAAAATGAAGAAACCCCACAAGAAGAGTAAAAAGAAGCAATGTCATCCTTTGGCATTGGCAAGAG CTCGCACAACTGATGATGTGGTACATCGGTACCACAAAGTCCTGAAGGCCTACAAGAGTCAGGGGAGCATGACTAAGGCCTTTAAAATTGTAGGTGTGGATCGGAACACACTGGCGCTGTCTGCTCCCCTGGCAGAAATTgcaattgcatgtccaaaattctTAAAGAGCCTTCCACCATTTAACCTCAAAAAAGAGAAGCTTTTAGACTACTCTAAGCGTTGTGCGGAGTCAATGACTCCAGAGGTCAGCACTAAAATTGAAGAGCTAAAAGCTAAAGGCAAGCTTCTGCCAATCAAGTACAAATACAGATAA